The following proteins are co-located in the Apium graveolens cultivar Ventura chromosome 5, ASM990537v1, whole genome shotgun sequence genome:
- the LOC141723614 gene encoding uncharacterized protein LOC141723614 isoform X1 has product MSSEASSSGLSLEGVNDVEDFLWENEEESMSWERFSHLYDLMQMGNKAFRANRFEEAINCYSKAYNIKPNDPVILRNRCTAYLRICQFLVQRQSSESENRPLSGLDPTIHAGLALKDAEKLINLLNNSLASYILKADALILLEKFEQAHDVILSGLQVDPLCTPLQNLAMRTASTFGRRIHGIASRSDDFDCTLCLKLLYEPLTTPCGHSFCRSCLFQAMDRCNRCPLCRTVLFISPRTCSISVTLNNIIQRNFPVEYAERKLENDSLTNMGVNLIPLFVMDVVLPCQKLQLNIFEARYRLMVRRIMEGNRRMGMVVTDQNTGLVADYACEVEITECEPLPDGRFFLEVESRRRFRILNHWDQDGYRVAEIEWVQDVCPAEGTREKVELQEMTNKAAAYARSWLKASQAAAQGDQMRLSQLFKAEGLMPSTRDPERFSFWLTTLTNRRPVERLNVLRMRDTNERLRFAVFCMQAEEEGWRVR; this is encoded by the exons ATGTCTAGTGAAGCTTCTTCTTCCGGTTTGAGCTTGGAAGGTGTTAACGATGTTGAAGACTTCCTTTGG GAAAATGAAGAAGAGAGCATGTCATGGGAAAGATTTAGTCATCTTTATGATCTTATGCAGATGGGAAACAAAGCATTCCGTGCTAATCGTTTCGAGGAG GCAATCAATTGTTACTCAAAAGCTTATAATATCAAACCAAACGATCCCGTCATTCTTCGTAACCGATGCACGGCTTACCTCAG AATCTGCCAATTCTTGGTACAAAGACAGTCTTCAGAGTCAGAAAATAGACCATTAAGTGGCCTTGATCCCACAATACATGCTGGA CTCGCACTGAAGGATGCTGAGAAGTTGATAAACTTACTGAACAATTCATTAGCATCATATATTTTGAAGGCCGATGCACTCATATTG TTAGAAAAGTTTGAGCAGGCCCATGATGTAATCTTGTCAGGACTCCAGGTTGATCCACTATG CACCCCTCTTCAGAATCTTGCAATGAGAACAGCTAGTACATTTGGGAGAAGAATTCATGGGATAGCGTCACGAAGTGATGATTTTGATTGCACCCTTTGCTTAAAGTTGCTGTATGAACCACTAACAACTCCTTGTGGACACTCCTTTTGTCGTTCTTGCCTATTTCAAGCAATGGACAGAT GTAACAGATGCCCGTTATGCCGAACAGTTCTTTTTATTAGTCCCAGAACATGTTCAATCAG TGTCACACTGAACAACATCATACAGAGAAACTTTCCTGTAGAATATGCTGAAAGGAAATTAGAGAACGACAGTTTGACAAACATGGGTGTCAATTTAATCCCTCTTTTTGTAATGGATGTTGTTCTACCGTGCCAGAAGCTGCAACTCAACATATTTGAAGCCCGGTATAGACTGATG GTAAGGAGGATAATGGAAGGAAATCGAAGAATGGGAATG GTGGTCACTGATCAAAACACAGGTTTAGTAGCTGATTATGCTTGTGAAGTGGAGATAACCGA ATGTGAGCCACTTCCAGATGGTCGTTTCTTTCTTGAG GTTGAAAGTCGCAGAAGATTTCGCATCCTTAACCACTGGGATCAAGATGG GTACCGAGTTGCTGAAATCGAATGGGTACAAGATGTATGTCCAGCAGAAGGAACACGAGAGAAAGTAGAG CTACAGGAGATGACGAATAAGGCAGCAGCATATGCTCGATCATGGTTAAAGGCATCACAAGCGGCAGCACAAGGAG acCAAATGCGACTTTCACAACTCTTCAAAGCTGAAGGCTTAATGCCTTCAACTAGGGATCCAGAGCGTTTTAGTTTCTGG CTTACAACTCTAACAAACCGGAGGCCTGTTGAAAGATTAAATGTGCTTCGTATGAGAGATACAAATGAG AGATTACGATTTGCTGTCTTCTGTATGCAAGCCGAGGAAGAAGGCTGGAGAGTGCGGTGA
- the LOC141723614 gene encoding uncharacterized protein LOC141723614 isoform X2 has protein sequence MLDGNLFQLALKDAEKLINLLNNSLASYILKADALILLEKFEQAHDVILSGLQVDPLCTPLQNLAMRTASTFGRRIHGIASRSDDFDCTLCLKLLYEPLTTPCGHSFCRSCLFQAMDRCNRCPLCRTVLFISPRTCSISVTLNNIIQRNFPVEYAERKLENDSLTNMGVNLIPLFVMDVVLPCQKLQLNIFEARYRLMVRRIMEGNRRMGMVVTDQNTGLVADYACEVEITECEPLPDGRFFLEVESRRRFRILNHWDQDGYRVAEIEWVQDVCPAEGTREKVELQEMTNKAAAYARSWLKASQAAAQGDQMRLSQLFKAEGLMPSTRDPERFSFWLTTLTNRRPVERLNVLRMRDTNERLRFAVFCMQAEEEGWRVR, from the exons ATGCTGGA TGGTAACTTGTTTCAGCTCGCACTGAAGGATGCTGAGAAGTTGATAAACTTACTGAACAATTCATTAGCATCATATATTTTGAAGGCCGATGCACTCATATTG TTAGAAAAGTTTGAGCAGGCCCATGATGTAATCTTGTCAGGACTCCAGGTTGATCCACTATG CACCCCTCTTCAGAATCTTGCAATGAGAACAGCTAGTACATTTGGGAGAAGAATTCATGGGATAGCGTCACGAAGTGATGATTTTGATTGCACCCTTTGCTTAAAGTTGCTGTATGAACCACTAACAACTCCTTGTGGACACTCCTTTTGTCGTTCTTGCCTATTTCAAGCAATGGACAGAT GTAACAGATGCCCGTTATGCCGAACAGTTCTTTTTATTAGTCCCAGAACATGTTCAATCAG TGTCACACTGAACAACATCATACAGAGAAACTTTCCTGTAGAATATGCTGAAAGGAAATTAGAGAACGACAGTTTGACAAACATGGGTGTCAATTTAATCCCTCTTTTTGTAATGGATGTTGTTCTACCGTGCCAGAAGCTGCAACTCAACATATTTGAAGCCCGGTATAGACTGATG GTAAGGAGGATAATGGAAGGAAATCGAAGAATGGGAATG GTGGTCACTGATCAAAACACAGGTTTAGTAGCTGATTATGCTTGTGAAGTGGAGATAACCGA ATGTGAGCCACTTCCAGATGGTCGTTTCTTTCTTGAG GTTGAAAGTCGCAGAAGATTTCGCATCCTTAACCACTGGGATCAAGATGG GTACCGAGTTGCTGAAATCGAATGGGTACAAGATGTATGTCCAGCAGAAGGAACACGAGAGAAAGTAGAG CTACAGGAGATGACGAATAAGGCAGCAGCATATGCTCGATCATGGTTAAAGGCATCACAAGCGGCAGCACAAGGAG acCAAATGCGACTTTCACAACTCTTCAAAGCTGAAGGCTTAATGCCTTCAACTAGGGATCCAGAGCGTTTTAGTTTCTGG CTTACAACTCTAACAAACCGGAGGCCTGTTGAAAGATTAAATGTGCTTCGTATGAGAGATACAAATGAG AGATTACGATTTGCTGTCTTCTGTATGCAAGCCGAGGAAGAAGGCTGGAGAGTGCGGTGA